A window of Candidatus Binataceae bacterium genomic DNA:
ACCTCCACGATGGCGACCTGGTGGCGATGAATGTTGGTCAAGCCGCGCTTGACGGCGAGAGCGTCCAGCCGGTGCGAATGGCAGGAAAGTGACAATGCAACGTACTCACGCATTTCACGCAGGTGTGAAGGTTTCTCTCACGCCTTCCGAGCATGAACGAACGAGTAAACAGGTTGTTGATTGGAGTGTTCTTTATTCTGTCGGCGACGATCGCCGTGGACCTTATCCGGTCGTTCATGGGCTTGGCGCAGTAAATGCCGGTCCAACCTGGTGGCAAAGGAGGCGCCTTAAGATGGAATTCGCAAAAATCGCCGGAACCGATTTGTCGGTCTCTCGAATTGGACTGGGCACCTGGTCTATCGGCGGATGGATGTGGGGTGGTTCGGACGACGATGAGGCCGTTCGCACCATACGGTCCGCTTTGGATCACGGTATCAACCTGATCGATACCGCTCCGGTCTATGGCTTCGGCCATGCCGAAGAACTGGTCGGCCGCGCCATACAGGAGAGCGGGGCACGCGATCGCGTGGTGCTGGCGACCAAGGTCGGCCTGGATTGGCGCGCTGGTCAGCCGTTTCGGGACTCGCGCCGATTGCGCATTGTGGCCGAGGTCGAGGCCTCGTTGCGCCGGTTGCGCACCGATCGCATCGACATCTACCAGGTGCATTGGCCTGATCCCGCAACCCCGATTGCGGAGACCGCGGAGGCGATGCTCAAGCTTTTGGAGCAGGGCAAGATTCGTGCGATCGGAGTGAGCAACTTCTCGCGCGAACAGATGCACGAATTTCGCCAGGTCGCTCGTATCCACATCGCGCAACCCCCCTTCAACCTTTTCGAGCGGGAGAGCGAGAAAGTCGTCCTTCCCTATTGCGCCTGGCACGGCATCTCGGCGTTCGCATACGGACCAATTTGCCGCGGCTTGCTAAGCGGGCGAATGAAGCCTGACACACGTTTTGCGGATGACGACCTGCGCAGTACCGATCCCAAGTTCCAGGGCGCGCGCTATCGACAGTACCTGTCCGCGGTTGAGCGCCTGGATCGCTTCGCCCGCGACAACTTCGGCAAGCGCGTCATCCATCTCGCGCTCCGCTGGGTGCTCGATCAGCTCGGCGTCACCGCGGCGTTGTGGGGCGCGCGCCGGCCCGATCAGTTGGAACCAATCGACCAGGTCATGGGATGGTCGATCCAAAATGGTGCACTCGCCCAAATCGACCGCATCCTGCGCGAAACTATATCGGACCCGGGCGGTGCGGAATTCATGGCGCCGCCGTCGCGAAGCGCGCGCTTCGTGGGCGAGCAGAAAGAGACCGCTATCGCAGCCGGGGCGATGCAGTGAGATATGAAGATCAAGGGTCAGACACCGAACCAGCAATGCAGGAGGAGTAAAATGTACAAGACCAAAAATGACATCCCCGAGAAGACTCGCGGCACGCTAGTCGAGCTCCTCAATGCGCGCCTGGCGGACAGCGTGGATCTGATGCATCAGGCGAAAGAGGCGCACTGGAACGTGAAAGGTCCCTCTTTCATCGCGCTGCACAAGCTGTTCGATGAAATCGTAGACTCGGC
This region includes:
- a CDS encoding aldo/keto reductase, coding for MEFAKIAGTDLSVSRIGLGTWSIGGWMWGGSDDDEAVRTIRSALDHGINLIDTAPVYGFGHAEELVGRAIQESGARDRVVLATKVGLDWRAGQPFRDSRRLRIVAEVEASLRRLRTDRIDIYQVHWPDPATPIAETAEAMLKLLEQGKIRAIGVSNFSREQMHEFRQVARIHIAQPPFNLFERESEKVVLPYCAWHGISAFAYGPICRGLLSGRMKPDTRFADDDLRSTDPKFQGARYRQYLSAVERLDRFARDNFGKRVIHLALRWVLDQLGVTAALWGARRPDQLEPIDQVMGWSIQNGALAQIDRILRETISDPGGAEFMAPPSRSARFVGEQKETAIAAGAMQ